Within Tamandua tetradactyla isolate mTamTet1 chromosome 10, mTamTet1.pri, whole genome shotgun sequence, the genomic segment TGTCCTACACAAGTCTTTTTCCCAGGATCAATATTGCTGTTTCCTACACCTATTCTTTAATTACATGATTCTCAGatgttttgtcaattttactttTCTCTGAATGTGCTTAATTAAGTTGACCAGTAAACCTCTTAAAATGCAGTCCCAGAGAACCAAGCATAACAGTTCAGTTGGGGTCAGCTCTGAGCAGGATAGAAACCCTGGATCTCTAAGCCTGGACAATCCACCTGAAATAGTATCTGACTCACAAAGTAGTCTTTTGAGGAATCTTTTCCTGCCTGCTTATGAGTAGAGGCATTTTGTTCTGAGCAAGATCACTGATGGACACATGTTCTGCTCTAGAAAAGGAATTATTTCCCTGAATTTCCAGGATAAGGAGGAGGTGGAGAATGCTGTGCTGAAGCCTGCAGTGTCGGGGAGTATGGTGGAGGCAAGTCTGCAGAGTATTCCATCTCGTGGTCATAATTATAGGGGGGTGGTgccactgaaaaagaaaaagaaaagagcatcagacatgtGTCAAAGATTATCATGCTACTGCATTTAAGACACTGGATGAGGTTCTTTGGGAGGGAACATACAATACTTTTGGCCTGGAAAAAGATCAGTGACAGGCTGTATGAAAGGGGAAGTGCTATAAAATGTGGTGCCCGAAAACATTTGGCCCAAAACATTTGGGCCAAAATGTTTTGAATTGGTGGCTTAGGGAAAGTTTCTTGGAAATATGAGGTCAAAGGGGCAGATAGAGAAGGGGCTAAGGGACAATTCAAGTTTGAGGAAAAACACGGAAGCAGGAGAGCACTTTGATtgaaggaaaaagtacatggaagggagaaaagggaaaacattGATTGTGTTTTTGTCATTATCATGGTGGGTTCAGTGGCCATGTTAGGGGGACCGTGTGGGGTAGAGATAGCAGAGATATTTGAATATGAAAGTGACAAGCTCTGAGCTGCACTTGGAGAACACGGTTCTCGCAGCAGTATGTACTGAGATGAACTGAAGAAAAGGTGAGGTGATGTAATAGAGCATTTGAGGGATTACAAGGTCTCATGGCAGTGAGAGACACAAGGACATGTCCTCCGGGAGCTGGGTGCTTAGGTGATGAATGGATAGGTAGAGGACGGGTAAAAGAGTGAAAGACGATGTGGAGCTATTGGGTTCCCATGACAGAAAAGAACAAGCGACATTTTAGCcaacttttttctaaatattttctaaattgtgcTCTTACCAATAAACTTATGCTAGTGTTCTCTGATAAACATGCTTGTCCAAACACAGCACCTCAATCTACATGCAGGCCCAGACTGctttcttccccccacccccaccccatgcccccaATCCCTTGAGCTTGCCTTTCTTTACTAAGAACTCAATGCTTCAGGCCATTTGCTACTCGCCCTATATTCATAGTTGGCCTCCCTATGAATATAAAGGACTCAATCTAATCAGGATTGAATCACCCCGGCAAAGAAGGCAGAGCCCTACAACTGGGTAGGATGGCCTCCAGCACTGTTCAGGTGGAAGAAGGCTTTGCATGCCTCCAGTGGGCTGAGCAGGCTGACCGTAGGGGGCAGAGCCCTGGACAGAATACAGCAATAGTTTATCCACAACTCCTTCGGAATGCCTCCGTGATCCTTGGAGTTAGGCTGCTTCAAGCTTTGTTTTCTAGAACCAAGTGGAATAATTCCTGTGGAGTCTAAATGCATAGTTCTTTGGCATTACACCCACTCCTTTGCTTCATTATGCCTAGGAGGACTGAGACAAAGAGATTTATAATAAACTTCATCTAAGCCAAGAAATAAAACACTGCAGCCTCCATGTAAAATAGGAAGTTACAGCTGGATATCCACTCAGCTGGTTCTTATAGGCATGTGGTTCAACGTTGCTTTTATGTTGGAACTTCTCATTTCTTCCCTCTGGAGGGGCTCTAAATCATTATCACGAAGCCAGAGCGTGTGTAACAAAGTGTTTATATTTTGCCATCTGCATAAAAACTGCTGGAGCACCTTTCAATGAGAGTCCCTACACAGTTTATACAGCTGCACGTTGAACATGAAAATTGAGATAGGAAACTGTTCTTTCTTTCATATAAGCTTTGAATCTTGATAAAGTGATAGTATAATCCTGAAGAGCAATAATTTGAGGACTATCCACCATGAAATAAACATGGTGCCTCTTTCATGATATTACCATTGGGAGAAACTTTGAAATAATATTGGCATAATTGTGGActgtgcaattttttttcctcttgcagATGGTATGGTTTCACTTTGTGAGACAGCAATTTTAGAATTCCAGATTAATTTAAGtcaagccatttttttaaaaatgtacagataTAGGTAAAGCTATGGtgcttttgaaattctttcaTAACATATTCCAATTCTCTGAGCTAGACAGGGTAAATATGTCATCTGTCCTCAATGTTTGAATATAGCTGTGTACAATACTAAAAGATTCTTGGGTGCTGTGAAATGTAGAGAagaaattttatgttttcaaCACACTTAGGCCAATATCTCTAAAGCTAATGTAGGGGGAAGGTGCATGGTATTATAAAAATAGTGCACCATTATTTTAGGAAACTTGGAAACAGAGGAAAATCATCCATAATTTTGGCACCCCTATTTAACAAATAATATCTTCTAGCTTGTTTTTcatttgtgtatatttatataatctttATTGTTTATGGCTACATAGTATTTCACTAACTGTTCACTTATTTTAAGTGTAacagtagtttttgttttttttttttttacatgggcaggcactgggaatcgaacccgggtcctcgggcatggcaggcaagcactcttacatgctgagccactgtggcctgcccaacagtagtttttattatttcaaataatggTGTGATGAATACCTTCTTACacataaacattttcttattttgaattatttctttagaATAAAATTCCAGGAATTGACTAATGGGCTCAAATTGCATGTACATTTTGGTGCTTAAAGTATActgtaaaacaatttttaaaatagttgtttcatCTTATAATGGTATCAATAAGGTATAGAGGTATGTTGTCAttcaacattttctaatttaataagTGAAAAACATTACTGTTTTTTCGAATTTCTTTGTTTCAACATTGTTTCGCATCTTTTCTACTATTTGTAATTCATATtgattgacttttttgtgtgttccAGACTAATAATTTATAAACTGGGatcttaattaaaattaagatataATGAAGATATTAAGATATAAATAAGATTCAATTAAAGATACATAAGTACATATCTTTTCTTCTAACAACTCTTTGTTAAAAtagcttattttcttttataatctttACCTTATTGGCATAATGGAGTTTAAAGCTTGCGTGTAGCAGAATAATCATTCTTCATCTTTTTATCTCAGTTTTCTTAGATTCCTAATTCACATGGTTGTTGAAAGCTTCAGTTATAGGGCATCTAATATAATTTCCAGCTCCCTGATAGGTGTTCAATTAGTGTTAAGCCCtctaacatttttcttaataagGGTGTTTGTAAATACTTGTGTATTGTATTGCTACTCTTTGTATTTCATCATATGTTATACTAACATACTAGCCTGCATTTATTAAATGTCTGGTATGTTCTAAGTAATGTGCTAGGAACTTCACATACTTAAACTCTCATCCTTGCATCCCTGCAGTCTAGGTTATGGTTGGTATGTAAACTGAcactaattattttctatttcgtAGTTTTAACAACTTAGTATTTTATGTTATTGTATTATATTATCTGAATTTTGTCTCAGTTAgtctctttaattttctttgcatACAATATAACATCTACAAATCATGATCTTGATGATATGCAAGTTGAAATCTTCTACCCAGCTTACCATCTACATTAATATCAATTTACCATTCAAAGGATTTCATCATTATAATTGAACCATCTTAAGAAAACCCTTGACCAGAAAGATTCatttgagaaagtgtttattGTTCATTGTAACCTGATGAATTTTCCCAGCTTTCCTCCACTCCCTTTCACTTTGATTGTTGGAACTCAAAATCTATCTTCAGAAGAGTCCTTTGTATCCTTAtactcttttcatttccttcatccCATTATTCTAACTCACAATTTAAGGAAGATCTCTTCTGATTGTGTCTCTCTTTTCTGAGAAATAAGATCTGTTGAGAACACCTACTGAGAATGAAAAGAACTGAGGAGTTTTTTGAGTTTTAAGATGACAGAAAAATGGGTGAAACAGGTGTCTCAAGAAGTGGAAATGAACATTTACCTCACCTTTCCACTCTAATTGAAATCAGATTTTCCATTAGATGGCTTTCTCTGCACTTCTCAAATAAGAGTTGTTTTTTCTCCTACATCTTATAAACCTTACGGCCTAAAGGTGTACTTGGTGTTCTGACATTTTTCAAACCTTTGTCTGTTCTCCCTCTTTAAAAATCTGAGCTTTCTCTTAGGAACACTTCATCAGATTATATTACTTTCTACTGATCCTTTCTACAGATTTTCCTGCCTCCAAACCCACATTCACTGAAGATTTATCATTGGGCccactgtctttctttcttccatgacTTCTGTTATTATTTGTGGTCGTATCAACATCCGCATAATCATGCCTCTCAGTACCTTGACGTTTTTGCTTTAATAATCTTGCTCTTAGACATGTTGTAACCAATAATGACACCAATTTGTACATGTGACTGAAGCCCTTTATCTAGAACACCATTCTACCAAATCTTGGACTGCACTTGGATTTTCAATTTACGatgatatttaaaacaaaacaaaacaaaacagattaaaCTAATGCCAACTCTTTCATGTTGTCATGTCTCTCTTTATGCAGCTTAGATTTTCAGTCTATcatgaaatgtattcctttgcACCTGGTATCAACTTGCTTATCTATTTCTCTCCTCACTGCTTGGTGAAAGCCCAACCTTGATTAAATGACCATACCAGTAAGTGTGGTGGCCTTGGTATTGCTTGGAAAGTAAACATTTCTTTAGGCATTTCACTTTCCCATCTCTGTGATGActgtttcatgttttcttctctctcattaAATCTCAGACACCTCCTCAACCCTCATCACTTTCAACAGGTGCTTGCTtcttatttcactgagaaaatagaCATAGTCAGAAGAGAATGCTCATGTTCTGACTGCCAAATCTATAACCTAATGCATCTGTGTCTATGTGCCTCCAGCTATAATGAATAAATTATCCCTGATCCCATCTAATTCTGGCCCCTTTATTTGCATATAGgatccctttctttctcttccccaagGACTTTGGTTTTTAATACTACCTCTATCTTCAGCATCATCAGCTTTCCCCTACACTGGATATTTTCCACCATCAGTATACTAGCAAAATATAAGATACCATGATCTGGATTTTCTCAATGACGAAAAACTCTCCTGATTCCATGGCTACCCCAATATTCTTCTCCTGTACATGGcaaaaatcattttcaagaattctACAATTGTTAGAGCTATTTCACAGGAGAATGAATTCATAAAGTTTTCCTGCAGCATCAATTTTGTAGTATAATTAATATGATATCTGAAAAGGCTTTCTCACTTCCATGAAATACAGTTTCTCTCATGTTTGAATTCTCTGACTTATACCGAAAGATATTTCCTGGGTGAAGCTTTGATCACGGTTATTGCATCCAttttgtttcccccattataaGTTGCATCTACAAGGTGAAGGTATTTTCATAGACGCAGCGATTATAGAGATACTTTTCAGTACGAATTTTTGATCTGTAAATAAATTATGTGTCAGATGAAGGTTTGCTTTTATCATACTCAGTACAAGCACAGGGGTTTTCTTGAGTATGAGTTTTGTGGAGTCTGAGACATGATGAATACATGAAGATTTTCCCACCTTTAGTATATATGCTAATAAGATTGCCAACATTTATGAATTCAatgttgcaaatggaattttgacTTAATGAAGTATTTCCCAAAGATTTTGAAGATCAGCTATTTAATAGAATGTTGCTCAATATAAGCTTGTTGTATATTTTCTCAGGCTAAATTGGGGCAGTGGGCATCTGGAAAGAATAGTACATACATGAAGTTGTGTCCTTAGAGTAACATGCACATAAGGACACGATGTCTATCTGCTCATCTCTTGTGCATTTAATTTTAATCACCTCTCCAAGGTTTTAGTTTTGCTACTGTGCAGCTACTATTCTTCTCCTTGCAGCTAACAAGAAATCTGTAGGAGGACACTTTAAAATCATGTAAAATCTTATTCCCCAGCAAACTTTCCCCACACTAGACttagcatccattgatgattcATGGATAATAACTTCAAAATGATGATTTTTCCAACTCTACAACTCCCTTTTACATTTACCAGTTGGTATTCTTAGGTAAGGTATAGCCCCCTCTTCTCCATTGTTTACGTATCTGTCTACTTGTTTACCTATCTATTTAATATCAGGGGACTTAATAACATAcaacaaatttcattttttcttgacagcattaatatcctttattttccctttgttgGCATTTGGTTTTTACATCTTTGTCAggccttttgtttttggctttctgcttttttttttcttttttttttttttgcaggtatGTAAGCATCATCCAAACTTACTGTCTTAAGAAGGATTAAAATAATCACTTTCCTTTGTTTACACTTAAGTTCTGGAAAGTAGTAGAAATATCCACTAAAACTTGACAAATAACTCTTAACTTCAcaccaataatttaaaaaaataattgcaatgaAAGAGAACACCTATTCATTCTACCCTGTATATAGATATGGTAGgaatggaaactttattttggaaaatcacTGTCAAAGTGTTAGTTGTGGCAGCTGAATGACATTTTCTTGGCAATCTGCTCTTCAGTATAGAGTAATAATATTGACTGTTAGGTTTCCCACTGAGTGCTTTCACCAGGGGATAAGATAACCTTCGCTAAATTATTTTCTCCTCATTTGTCTGGCCCCCAGGCTGTACAACTATACAAGATAACAAGTACGGTTGTTATCTCCATTATCAAgagttaattaattaatgtgGGTAAAAGCATTTTGTATTTCCACAAATGAAAGATTTTGAAAAGCATTCAATGCCATTATGTGTTATATTCTGATCCTTTAAGTAAAAGCTTAATTAGTGACTTTGAGGAGAAAAGGAGAAGTAATCAAGCACATTATATTTTCAAAGACCTATTCTTTGTGCAGCAAAATACTTCTGCCATAAGGTTTATGTTTCTTGCATTATTCAGTTCCCAGAACAAAGTGTTTATTGAGAATGTAACATGCCATTGTGACCCACCAGCATAAATGATGtcagtgtaaagtctaaaaacATGTTTCCATACATGAATTAGAAATCTCAAATCCAAGAAAACACAAAACCTCACATTAAAATAGCTACATTTTGTGTTTTCTATTCTAATTTTATTCAAGGTTTGGACTTACAGAAGGCTGCAATGAATTATGAAATAAAGTATTCTataaaaatcttttgaaaatttattttaaccacaGTTTTCATGGCAAGCAAAAGtttatctttctgctttcttATCTCTGCTATCTCTGCTATTAATGTCTTTGCTTGGTCTTCCTCTTTCCTCAGTTCTTCTGCTGGGTTATATGAGTTGACCCAGGGGAAAAATGGGGAggggtgaaaaataaaaaaataattccttctATTGTTATCTTATACTCTAGTTCCAACATCTTTAAACCAACTCCAACAACATTCTGGGCAATTTGGCAAGAGTCAAAATTGCAAATTGATGTTGTAGTGGGTAGAAGCTACAGATTCCAGAGGGAGAATTTAAGGTAAGTTCCTTAGGTATTAAGCTATGACTAAATCAGGTCTTGCCATGAATTGAGTTCTTCTTCCATTCAGCCAGATGCTGAGTGCCTACTACGTGGCAGGCATGGTCTTATGTGCTTGGGAGAGAGTAGTGAGCAAAATAGACAAATAGCCCTGCCTTATGGCGCTAATTGTTTTGAAGAGGGGCATGGACAATAAACAATAAGCATAATGATTAGGTGAACTGTATGATATCACTGAAGCTGAAAAGGCACAATGAAAAAATTGGAGCAGGGAAATGAAGATTAGGGTACTGTggggaagggcacatgacaatcTTAGGGTGATCATGACAGGCCTCATTCAGGAAGTGACATTTGATCAAATACTTGCATTATGTCTGATAATCCATGTTCCAGGCAAAGCTCTAGGATAGTAGTGTTCTCTGTGTGTCCAGGGAGCAGTAAAGGAAACAGTGTGATTGGACACAGATGAGCAagggggaaaggagaaggaaattaGATCAGAGGAATTAGAAGAGGGGCTGATATATACAGGGCCTTGAAGATCCCTCTAAAACCTTTGGCTTTACTTGGGATAAAATGGGGGATCCACTGGCTTTGACTCTTACTCTGGatgaaatgggaagccactgaaatATTTGAGCAGAAGAGTGATATGATTAGacatctacttttttcttttttcttttttttaaacatgggcaggcactgggaaccgaacaggggtctctggcatggcaggagagaattctaccactgagtcaccattgcctgcccttagAGATCTACTTTAAAAGGACCACTCTGCTACTGTGTCAAGAGTAGACCCTAGAAGACCAAGGGTGGTTGCTGCAAGAACAGGTAGGATGCTATCATGGTAATGCAGGTAGCTGATGGTGGATTTCAGCAGGGGAAAACAATAGGTATTATAAGAAGTAAGACAATATCTACTCTTGAAGTTAGCAGACAAGtttttctggtagattgcatgtGGTTTTGAGGAAAAGAGTACAGCCAAGGATGGCTTCAAGGTTTCTGGCCTGAGCAATTGAAAGGATAGAGAAGCCATCAGTTGAGGTAGGGAAAGCTGTGGGTGCAGGAGGATTTTGGATGGAAGATCACCAATTCAGGTTTGAGCATGTTAAGTTTGGGGTATCTGTTGGACATCCAGGTGGAGCTGTCCAGTAGGCAGTGGGACGTATGAATCTGAAATTTAGGAAGGATGTTGGGGCTGTAAATATATAACTTTGGGAGGACATTAGTATATAGGTAATACTTACTACACTGAGGCCAGATGAGACAACCAGAGAAGTAGATATAAATACAGTATGGAAGAAGACACAAGACTGAGTCCTGGGAGACTCCAATATGAAGAGACTGGAGAAGGGGAAGAACTTACAAAAGTGGAACAGGAGAAGTGACCATTCACCTTCATCTGAAATTTGTTCCATCCAGTTGAGCAGATGACAACGAAATGGATAAGAGAGGAAGTTACGATTAGAGAATTGATACACAGAGTGGAATGCACGTAGAAGCTTCCCTCCTCCTTTTCTATAAGGACTGAGAGAGATCACATGAGTGTGAATGGTAAATTATCTTCTAAAGGGTGTGCTAAGTTTAGAACTTGACCTAATTTTACAGTTAAATTGTATTATGTACAGGTTGAACTAGAAAGCACTATTACAATCATCTAATGCAAAATATAGCACGCTGTTTATCGAATCACATGCATTTAATATATGCAGAATGTCTAGAAAGTTCTCTATAAATACTTGTCACATTATTAATATATTACCTTTGCTTCTAGTTAAGAAGTTTAATATTATGttaaaacatatgaaaacttTCAATGCTTTTTCTCAAGGTGCATATATCTATTGATTCAGAAGCCAGGTTCTCAGACATATAACTAACTTTATAATTATTTGACAGAACTCACTGGCAGGTAGACACGGTGGGTGTGCATTGCCTATATATCTTATCTCTGGCAGAATGGCAATTgtagtacatgagacaaacattgaaagtgtgaatatctttaaatatgagatAGATCTTGTTACTTGGAGCCCAGTGGTCTCTATTTAAACTGGAGTTTCAATCCATATTGACCTTATACAATTGGAGATTATTTCAGGAAGGATCTTTTATGTTTCGTTCTTGCTCCAGATGGTAGAACATGACTAAGAAACCCAATTCTTCCTACAGGGGTAAGTGGTGGGCTTACCAGGATAGGAGGAGATGGCGTTGATGTGGGTGGCCCTGATGACACCCACCCGGGGCCTGCGGTTGCTCTTCATGCACATGCAGATGCAGATGGCAATCCCGGCTATAACCCCCATGATGAATACGATTCCAAACACGATGCCAGCAATGGCAGTGCCCCTGAAGTGGAGAAGCAAATGTGCGATGATTGGAAAGTACACTTACTGAAAGACCTTGGAATACAACTGCATAACTACATGACAAGTGTTTCCTTAATGCTCTTAAGTAtaatgttcatttgtttgtttgttttttaagaggGAATTCCCTGAATAAGTCAAGCAAGTGGTCTTCTGTATTTCAGTGTCCAAGAAACATTATAAACCTTTAGGGAACACACTTCCAGCACAGTTAAGTCATCATTCGGAttccagttttaaaaattcatatatttatatagggCACAATTCTCTAGATATGCTctttaaataatcataataatacaCCAAAATATGCTGTGTAGTGTTATGATGGCCTCCCTCATACTTAAACGGCAGATAAATTATCTATTGGCTCTACATTATGTGTATTTAATGAAAGCAAGTTGACAAAtgccaaaatatttaataaaatgaaatatttctccaGATGAAAATGCTTCATAAAGTAAACCCAGAATATTTCATccttaataaaacaaagaaaataaaagcaaacataatCTTTACTTACTACGCCGAGAAGGATTCTGACAAGCAAGCTTTCCCACTGAATTCAGGAACAATATCAACAAAACCTTTATTTCTATTGTTAATGTTTTGTCAGGAGTTTTAATTCatgcaacaaaataataaaaggaaatgaaaaattaaaatgttgcaTGAAAGAGTAAAatgtttcattatttgtagatgatatgatttGTAGGAGTTCAGCTTTGCCCACCATTTTAAAAAGTGGCGAGGAAATCACTCTCAGTATGTAAATCTTGACTGGAAatatttttagcaatgtttccAAAGGAAATACAACATATGTGCACAAGTAATATAACAAGGATGTTTGTTAAGAGTGTGCTTGCTaaatacaaaatattagaaacaccTTAATTCCAAAAAAAGGGGCGGACAAAAAAGAAAGTGTCTGTTCCATGAGagaaagaattatatacaatgaataaaaatgataaagagGTCCTCGCTGATTGAGCTAATATGTTCATGATATGTGGTTAACTTAATAATACAACAAATGGAAAAGCAAGTGTTAACAGATAACATTGGAGCCAAACTGTGCTTTTATATATCAAATTTCCTAGAGTATATGTAGAGATATGGGGAAAATGTTCACTTCCTAATTACCTAGAGGCaattattttaaactcttttagctgtttcttcTGATATTTCCCTCACTGTTCTATTATGTAATATAGAACAGTGATAGAATTAGTAATATTATgacatttccttatattttctttttaatttttacatatcaTCTATTGGCTTCCTCTTACAGTTTGGGATTTAGATCTTTTCCTTGGTAAATCAGTCATCAGCGTTTATGTTACCATGACATTATTTATTGATGAACCAAGGAAGTTACTCTGGttaccttccatttatttcccttacaacttttgttttttttttaatggataaataTATTCCCACTTTTCCATATACCCATTGATCGCCCACCCACCCCGCATATTCCTAGAATGCTTTTACACAATTATCAGTATTTTTTCCAAACACTCAATTGTAGTAAAAAATACTTCATTAGTTCTATTTTTTCCCCCACAGAGTGTTCCCTCCCACAGCCTGCAAACTCCAGTGTTTGGAATTTGTTGGAAtggttcttctctagtgctctttGGGGGTCCACAGTTCCCCGTTTCTGGTCCTCCTTCTTGCTCTTTCTTGTGCACTATCTAGTTACCAAAGCACCTCCCCAACTGGCTTCTTAAAGAAGGGCTCAAGGGAGGCAAATTATTTCAGTGGGTCCCAATGTAGCTGCataatcttgggcaaattactcaGTCTCTCCAGGTCTGACTTCttccttctctataaaatgaAGCTCAGCTTGGTGTTTATCTTGTAGGTTTGTCATTACATTTCCAAGTAATCTCTGGTTCTCTTACCAGATTTCATGTCATGAAATATTTGTGTAAAAGGATTTATTTACCAGATACCTGAGTGTCTATCCTGTATTTTTTCTAGTACAAATCCATAATTTCTCATTCTTATATCTTGGGTGCAAATGTGTCTCAGAAATCAAGAATTTCCGGATTTGGAAAGAAGACACTGTTTATTAGGTGGTACTCCCAGGGGAAGCCAGGCAGTAAAAGTAGGGAATGTAACAACAAGGGGATTAAATAAAGACTAGAAAAGGGCCCCAGGTTCATTTAGGTCTACTTTGCAAATAGCTGAGTTACATAAAACCTTTcacttttcagatttttttttttgagaatttcagAATTGCAGATAAAGGATTGTGAACCTGTATTTGCATTTTTCAGACAATGTATTCTCCTTAAGACTCCatcatcattaaaaaataatagaatatcattaaaaattccaaaagacttctttaaaatatttctacatgCAATTTCACTGTTATTAAAAATGTCAAAGGAGAATGTGAGACATATTTGGCTGTGTTGCTATTAGTAATTAAAGGCTGGCAGAGgctagtaacttaataaataaatcatttcaagaagaaaaaatctaccaaagaaaatgattttaaataagaaaactaaaCATAATTCAAAACcttcttttaataataattttcagGTCTAAATAAGATTAAATTAGAGATTTAATTTATATTCCAGAAATAGTAAATGGCCCAATTAGTTAGGCATAAATTTTTCAACGTGGGTTATGGAAACTGCTAAGTTATCATATTGGGGCATATTTATATTCATCAGTTCCTCTTATAAATGGAGGAAAGCAGAAAATTAgtcattttgtttccttcttgACAGCTCCAGTGAAAGTGCCTGCTCTTGAGGTCAATAGTAAGTTGCAATCAATGTGttatatgagtttttttattaAATCATGATTTTGGTGTCCTTGATCTTTTGATACCTATTAGCAATTGTAGCTTAGTTATTTAAGGAATggcacatataaaatatatagcattATTTACTCtgctattaattaaaataaacaataaataaactgTAATTTTCTGCATAGAAATAATTTGGTTTAGTCAACTGTTGGAATGAAAGTGGCTATTAATTTGAAAGAGTAGGCATAAAAACCTTGAAAAACTTTTAgtgatgtattttgaaaaaatgttttccatgttccatggttccttttttttttttaacttaaattttggaaaaattataGTTTCacaggaagtttaaaaaaattgtacagaAAGGTCCCATGTA encodes:
- the CYYR1 gene encoding cysteine and tyrosine-rich protein 1; translation: MDAPRLPALPGILLPKLILLFICADDCLAQCSKDCKSYCCDGTTPYCCSYYAYIGNILSGTAIAGIVFGIVFIMGVIAGIAICICMCMKSNRRPRVGVIRATHINAISSYPVAPPPYNYDHEMEYSADLPPPYSPTLQASAQHSPPPPYPGNSGK